The following coding sequences lie in one Pontibacter sp. G13 genomic window:
- a CDS encoding DUF4334 domain-containing protein — translation MKTLSEFLQFGGTTDEVADYYDQLPPIPTDFMIGRWKGSEIPTGHAIDGLLEPSGWYGKQFISEEAVHPLLFWTRSKRKVFSVNPLLIPLTFPFPKTPILGTLMGLLRPILQTRHSKARLRKVLYRGKESAAMVYDEKAIIDHFRMVDDRTVMGAMDLKGNPDPYFFLLERDDDSDLPFDHRISNR, via the coding sequence ATGAAAACCCTGTCAGAATTTCTCCAATTCGGTGGCACCACCGATGAAGTAGCAGACTACTACGACCAGCTTCCCCCCATCCCTACCGACTTCATGATCGGCCGCTGGAAGGGATCGGAAATTCCCACTGGTCATGCGATCGATGGTCTGCTGGAACCCTCCGGATGGTACGGCAAGCAATTTATCAGCGAGGAAGCAGTACACCCCCTACTCTTTTGGACACGTAGCAAGCGTAAGGTATTCTCCGTGAATCCCCTACTCATTCCCCTGACATTTCCGTTTCCCAAAACGCCAATTCTGGGGACCTTGATGGGGCTCTTGCGACCCATTCTTCAAACTCGCCACTCCAAGGCCAGGCTTCGCAAAGTCCTGTATCGGGGCAAGGAAAGTGCTGCGATGGTGTATGACGAGAAAGCCATCATCGATCATTTCCGGATGGTGGATGACCGCACAGTCATGGGTGCCATGGATCTCAAGGGCAATCCCGACCCCTATTTTTTCCTGCTGGAACGGGACGACGATTCCGACCTTCCGTTTGACCATCGAATTTCCAACCGTTGA